In Glycine max cultivar Williams 82 chromosome 7, Glycine_max_v4.0, whole genome shotgun sequence, a single window of DNA contains:
- the LOC100815999 gene encoding BEACH domain-containing protein C2 isoform X3 — protein sequence MHTSSHMVEVVGLNAPAAQVAQHKWQPNTPDGQGTPFFFQHGKATSGSVGGNLTRTFKGPAGTGEEWQYPQALAFSVSGIRSQAIVSITCDKEIITGIEAFYSESEETHHSNKIKMLHHHQVASWICTLWRYFMY from the exons ATGCATACATCTTCACATATGGTTGAGGTTGTTGGTTTGAATGCACCAGCAGCTCAGGTTGCACAGCACAAGTGGCAACCCAACACACCTGATGGCCAGGGTACACCATTTTTCTTTCAACATGGAAAAGCTACATCAGGCTCTGTGGGTGGGAATCTTACACGCACGTTCAAAGGTCCTGCTGGAACTGGCGAAGAGTGGCAATATCCCCAAGCATTGGCTTTTTCTGTTTCTGGAATTAGAAGCCAAGCTATTGTTTCTATAACATGTGACAAAGAAATTATAACTG GTATTGAAGCTTTTTATTCAGAATCAGAAGAAACTCACCAtagcaacaaaataaaaatgctcCATCACCATCAAGTTGCTTCCTGGATTTGCACACTTTGGAG GTATTTCATGTATTGA
- the LOC100789049 gene encoding cytochrome P450 704C1 — MPSFMAFLSHPYFFAALSASLTLLVVQLLFRKLNKRHSRKKYHPVAGTIFNQMLNFNRLHHYMTDLAAKHRTYRLLNPFRYEVYTTEPTNVEYILKTNFENYGKGLYNYHNLKDLLGDGIFTVDGEKWREQRKISSHEFSTKMLRDFSISIFRKNVVKLVNIVSEAATSNSTLEIQDLLMKSTLDSIFQVAFGTELDSMCGSSQEGKIFADAFDTSSALTLYRYVDVFWKIKKFLNIGSEAKLRKTTEILNEFVFKLINTRILQMQISKGDSGSKRGDILSRFLQVKEYDPTYLRDIILNFVIAGKDTTAATLSWFMYMLCKYPEVQEKAAEEVKEATNTKRISSYNEFVYSVTDEALERMNYLHAAITETLRLYPAVPVDAKICFSDDTLPDGYSVNKGDMVSYQPYAMGRMKFIWGDDAEDFRPERWLDENGIFKPESPFKFTAFQAGPRICLGKEFAYRQMKIFAAVLLGCFRFKLKDEKKNVTYKTMINLHIDEGLEIKAFNRYRD; from the exons aTGCCATCATTCATGGCTTTCCTTTCACATCCTTATTTCTTTGCAGCTTTGTCTGCATCTTTGACTCTTTTGGTGGTCCAACTTCTGTTCAGAAAACTGAACAAAAGGCATAGTAGAAAGAAGTACCACCCTGTTGCTGGCACCATCTTCAATCAGATGCTCAACTTCAACAGGCTGCACCATTATATGACTGATCTTGCTGCCAAGCACAGGACTTACAGGCTGCTCAACCCTTTCAGATATGAGGTTTACACCACTGAGCCAACTAATGTTGAGTATATACTCAAAACCAATTTTGAGAATTATGGAAAG GGCTTATACAACTACCACAATTTGAAGGATTTACTAGGTGATGGGATCTTCACTGTTGATGGCGAGAAATGGCGGGAACAAAGGAAGATATCAAGTCATGAATTCTCCACCAAGATGTTAAGGGACTTCAGCATTTCAATATTTAGAAAGAATGTAGTAAAACTTGTAAACATAGTGTCTGAAGCTGCAACTTCTAACAGTACGTTGGAAATCCAA GACCTTTTAATGAAATCAACACTGGATTCAATTTTCCAAGTTGCATTTGGAACTGAACTTGACAGCATGTGTGGATCAAGTCAAGAAGGGAAGATTTTTGCTGATGCTTTTGATACTTCCAGTGCACTAACCCTTTATCGTTATGTTGATGTCTTCTGGAAGATAAAGAAATTCCTGAATATTGGATCGGAGGCCAAATTAAGAAAGACCActgaaattttaaatgaatttgtttTCAAGCTAATCAACACTAGAATTCTTCAAATGCAGATTTCAAAGGGAGATTCTGGT AGCAAACGAGGAGATATTCTGTCAAGGTTTCTGCAAGTGAAGGAATATGATCCAACATACTTACGAGATATAATTCTAAACTTTGTTATTGCGGGGAAAGACACGACGGCTGCCACACTTTCTTGGTTCATGTACATGCTGTGTAAGTATCCTGAAGTTCAAGAAAAAGCAGCAGAAGAAGTGAAAGAAGcaacaaacacaaaaagaattagTAGCTATAATGAGTTTGTGTACAGTGTCACAGATGAAGCTCTTGAAAGGATGAACTATCTCCATGCAGCAATTACTGAAACTCTCAGACTTTATCCTGCAGTTCCCGTG GATGCAAAGATTTGTTTTTCTGATGATACACTACCTGATGGATATAGTGTAAATAAAGGAGATATGGTATCTTACCAACCTTATGCAATGGGTCGGATGAAATTTATATGGGGTGATGATGCAGAGGATTTTAGACCAGAAAGATGGCTTGATGAGAATGGCATTTTTAAGCCAGAGAGCCCTTTCAAGTTTACAGCTTTTCAG GCTGGTCCTCGGATTTGCCTAGGAAAGGAGTTTGCTTATAGACAGATGAAGATATTTGCAGCAGTTTTGTTAGGCTGTTTCCGCTTCAAATTGAAGGATGAGAAGAAAAATGTCACCTACAAAACGATGATAAATCTTCATATTGATGAAGGTCTTGAAATCAAGGCCTTTAATAGATACAGGGATTAA
- the LOC100815999 gene encoding BEACH domain-containing protein C2 isoform X1: MIRACDYNDNAICFFVYQTIFRNPKAIKPYAVPSPEHCNLPAAAMHTSSHMVEVVGLNAPAAQVAQHKWQPNTPDGQGTPFFFQHGKATSGSVGGNLTRTFKGPAGTGEEWQYPQALAFSVSGIRSQAIVSITCDKEIITGIEAFYSESEETHHSNKIKMLHHHQVASWICTLWRYFMY, from the exons ATGATCAGAGCATGTGATTATAATGATAATGCAATATGTTTCTTTGTATATCAGACAATATTCCGCAACCCAAAAGCAATCAAACCATATGCTGTTCCATCCCCTGAGCACTGCAATCTACCAGCGGCTGCTATGCATACATCTTCACATATGGTTGAGGTTGTTGGTTTGAATGCACCAGCAGCTCAGGTTGCACAGCACAAGTGGCAACCCAACACACCTGATGGCCAGGGTACACCATTTTTCTTTCAACATGGAAAAGCTACATCAGGCTCTGTGGGTGGGAATCTTACACGCACGTTCAAAGGTCCTGCTGGAACTGGCGAAGAGTGGCAATATCCCCAAGCATTGGCTTTTTCTGTTTCTGGAATTAGAAGCCAAGCTATTGTTTCTATAACATGTGACAAAGAAATTATAACTG GTATTGAAGCTTTTTATTCAGAATCAGAAGAAACTCACCAtagcaacaaaataaaaatgctcCATCACCATCAAGTTGCTTCCTGGATTTGCACACTTTGGAG GTATTTCATGTATTGA
- the LOC100789929 gene encoding cytochrome P450 704C1 isoform X1, protein MPSLTFLSNPYFFAALSASLTLLMVQVLFRKLNKRHSKKKYHAVAGTIFNQMLNFNRLHHYMTYLAAKHRTYRLFNPFRYEVYTSEPTNVEYILKTNFENYGKGLYNYHNLKDLVGDGIFAVDGKKWREQRKLLSHEFSTKMLRDFSISIFRKNAAKLANIVSEAATSNNTLEIQDLLMKSTLDSIFHVAFGTELDSMCGSNQEGKIFADAFDTSSALTLYRYVDVFWKIKKFLNIGSEARLKKNTEVVMEFFFKLINTRIQQMQTSNVDTDGKREDILSRFLQVKGSDSTYLRDIILNFVVAGRDTTAGTLSWFMYMLCKYPSVQEKAAEEVKEATNTETITSYTEFVSTVTDEALEKMNYLHAAITETLRLYPVIPVDAKICFSDDTLPDGYSVNKGDMVSYQPYAMGRMKFIWGNDAEDFRPERWLDENGIFKPESPFKFTAFQAGPRICLGKEYAYRQMKIFSAVLLGCFHFKLNDEKKNVSYKTMITLHIDGGLEIKAFHRYRD, encoded by the exons ATGCCATCCTTGACTTTCCTTTCAAATCCTTATTTCTTTGCAGCATTGTCTGCATCTTTGACTCTTTTGATGGTTCAAGTTCTGTTCAGAAAACTGAACAAAAGGCATAGTAAAAAGAAGTACCACGCTGTTGCTGGCACCATCTTCAATCAGATGCTGAACTTCAACAGGCTGCACCATTACATGACTTATCTTGCTGCCAAGCACAGGACTTACAGGTTGTTCAACCCTTTCAGATATGAGGTTTACACTTCTGAACCAACTAATGTTGAGTATATTCTCAAAACCAATTTTGAGAACTATGGAAAG GGTTTGTACAACTACCACAATTTGAAGGATTTAGTAGGTGATGGGATTTTCGCTGTTGATGGCAAGAAATGGCGAGAACAAAGGAAGTTGTTAAGTCATGAATTCTCCACCAAGATGTTAAGGGATTTCAGCATTTCAATATTCAGAAAGAATGCAGCAAAACTTGCAAACATAGTGTCTGAAGCTGCGACTTCTAATAATACGTTGGAAATACAA GACCTTTTAATGAAATCAACACTGGATTCAATTTTCCATGTTGCATTTGGAACGGAACTTGACAGCATGTGTGGATCAAATCAAGAAGGGAAGATTTTTGCGGATGCTTTTGATACTTCCAGTGCACTGACCCTTTATCGTTATGTTGATGTCTTTTGGAAGATAAAGAAATTTCTGAATATTGGATCAGAGGCCAGATTAAAAAAGAACACTGAGGTTgtaatggaatttttttttaagctaaTCAACACAAGAATTCAGCAAATGCAGACTTCAAACGTAGATACTGAT GGTAAACGAGAAGATATTCTGTCAAGGTTTCTGCAAGTGAAGGGAAGTGATTCAACATATTTACGAGATATAATTCTAAACTTTGTTGTTGCTGGGAGAGACACAACAGCAGGCACACTTTCTTGGTTCATGTACATGTTATGTAAGTATCCTTCTGTTCAAGAAAAAGCAGCAGAAGAAGTAAAAGAAGCAACAAACACAGAAACAATTACTAGCTATACTGAGTTTGTGTCTACTGTTACGGATGAAGCTCTTGAAAAGATGAACTATCTCCATGCAGCAATTACTGAAACTCTCAGACTTTATCCAGTAATTCCTGTG GATGCAAAGATTTGTTTTTCTGATGATACATTACCAGATGGGTATAGTGTAAATAAAGGAGACATGGTATCTTACCAACCTTATGCAATGGGTCGGATGAAATTTATTTGGGGTAATGATGCAGAGGATTTTAGACCAGAAAGATGGCTTGATGAGAATGGCATTTTTAAGCCAGAGAGCCCTTTCAAGTTTACAGCTTTTCAG GCTGGTCCTCGGATTTGTCTAGGAAAGGAGTATGCTTATAGACAGATGAAGATATTCTCAGCAGTTTTGTTAGGCTGTTTCCACTTTAAATTGaatgatgagaaaaaaaatgtcagtTACAAGACCATGATAACTCTTCATATTGATGGAGGTCTAGAAATCAAGGCATTCCACAGATACAGGGATTAG
- the LOC100789929 gene encoding cytochrome P450 704C1 isoform X2: MPSLTFLSNPYFFAALSASLTLLMVQVLFRKLNKRHSKKKYHAVAGTIFNQMLNFNRLHHYMTYLAAKHRTYRLFNPFRYEVYTSEPTNVEYILKTNFENYGKGLYNYHNLKDLVGDGIFAVDGKKWREQRKLLSHEFSTKMLRDFSISIFRKNAAKLANIVSEAATSNNTLEIQDLLMKSTLDSIFHVAFGTELDSMCGSNQEGKIFADAFDTSSALTLYRYVDVFWKIKKFLNIGSEARLKKNTEVVMEFFFKLINTRIQQMQTSNGKREDILSRFLQVKGSDSTYLRDIILNFVVAGRDTTAGTLSWFMYMLCKYPSVQEKAAEEVKEATNTETITSYTEFVSTVTDEALEKMNYLHAAITETLRLYPVIPVDAKICFSDDTLPDGYSVNKGDMVSYQPYAMGRMKFIWGNDAEDFRPERWLDENGIFKPESPFKFTAFQAGPRICLGKEYAYRQMKIFSAVLLGCFHFKLNDEKKNVSYKTMITLHIDGGLEIKAFHRYRD, encoded by the exons ATGCCATCCTTGACTTTCCTTTCAAATCCTTATTTCTTTGCAGCATTGTCTGCATCTTTGACTCTTTTGATGGTTCAAGTTCTGTTCAGAAAACTGAACAAAAGGCATAGTAAAAAGAAGTACCACGCTGTTGCTGGCACCATCTTCAATCAGATGCTGAACTTCAACAGGCTGCACCATTACATGACTTATCTTGCTGCCAAGCACAGGACTTACAGGTTGTTCAACCCTTTCAGATATGAGGTTTACACTTCTGAACCAACTAATGTTGAGTATATTCTCAAAACCAATTTTGAGAACTATGGAAAG GGTTTGTACAACTACCACAATTTGAAGGATTTAGTAGGTGATGGGATTTTCGCTGTTGATGGCAAGAAATGGCGAGAACAAAGGAAGTTGTTAAGTCATGAATTCTCCACCAAGATGTTAAGGGATTTCAGCATTTCAATATTCAGAAAGAATGCAGCAAAACTTGCAAACATAGTGTCTGAAGCTGCGACTTCTAATAATACGTTGGAAATACAA GACCTTTTAATGAAATCAACACTGGATTCAATTTTCCATGTTGCATTTGGAACGGAACTTGACAGCATGTGTGGATCAAATCAAGAAGGGAAGATTTTTGCGGATGCTTTTGATACTTCCAGTGCACTGACCCTTTATCGTTATGTTGATGTCTTTTGGAAGATAAAGAAATTTCTGAATATTGGATCAGAGGCCAGATTAAAAAAGAACACTGAGGTTgtaatggaatttttttttaagctaaTCAACACAAGAATTCAGCAAATGCAGACTTCAAAC GGTAAACGAGAAGATATTCTGTCAAGGTTTCTGCAAGTGAAGGGAAGTGATTCAACATATTTACGAGATATAATTCTAAACTTTGTTGTTGCTGGGAGAGACACAACAGCAGGCACACTTTCTTGGTTCATGTACATGTTATGTAAGTATCCTTCTGTTCAAGAAAAAGCAGCAGAAGAAGTAAAAGAAGCAACAAACACAGAAACAATTACTAGCTATACTGAGTTTGTGTCTACTGTTACGGATGAAGCTCTTGAAAAGATGAACTATCTCCATGCAGCAATTACTGAAACTCTCAGACTTTATCCAGTAATTCCTGTG GATGCAAAGATTTGTTTTTCTGATGATACATTACCAGATGGGTATAGTGTAAATAAAGGAGACATGGTATCTTACCAACCTTATGCAATGGGTCGGATGAAATTTATTTGGGGTAATGATGCAGAGGATTTTAGACCAGAAAGATGGCTTGATGAGAATGGCATTTTTAAGCCAGAGAGCCCTTTCAAGTTTACAGCTTTTCAG GCTGGTCCTCGGATTTGTCTAGGAAAGGAGTATGCTTATAGACAGATGAAGATATTCTCAGCAGTTTTGTTAGGCTGTTTCCACTTTAAATTGaatgatgagaaaaaaaatgtcagtTACAAGACCATGATAACTCTTCATATTGATGGAGGTCTAGAAATCAAGGCATTCCACAGATACAGGGATTAG
- the LOC100815999 gene encoding BEACH domain-containing protein C2 isoform X2, translating to MIRACDYNDNAICFFVYQTIFRNPKAIKPYAVPSPEHCNLPAAAMHTSSHMVEVVGLNAPAAQVAQHKWQPNTPDGQGTPFFFQHGKATSGSVGGNLTRTFKGPAGTGEEWQYPQALAFSVSGIRSQAIVSITCDKEIITGISCIEAERRTRYHCSCSI from the exons ATGATCAGAGCATGTGATTATAATGATAATGCAATATGTTTCTTTGTATATCAGACAATATTCCGCAACCCAAAAGCAATCAAACCATATGCTGTTCCATCCCCTGAGCACTGCAATCTACCAGCGGCTGCTATGCATACATCTTCACATATGGTTGAGGTTGTTGGTTTGAATGCACCAGCAGCTCAGGTTGCACAGCACAAGTGGCAACCCAACACACCTGATGGCCAGGGTACACCATTTTTCTTTCAACATGGAAAAGCTACATCAGGCTCTGTGGGTGGGAATCTTACACGCACGTTCAAAGGTCCTGCTGGAACTGGCGAAGAGTGGCAATATCCCCAAGCATTGGCTTTTTCTGTTTCTGGAATTAGAAGCCAAGCTATTGTTTCTATAACATGTGACAAAGAAATTATAACTG GTATTTCATGTATTGAAGCTGAAAGAAGGACAAGATATCACTGCTCTTGCTCTATATAA